In Procambarus clarkii isolate CNS0578487 chromosome 6, FALCON_Pclarkii_2.0, whole genome shotgun sequence, one DNA window encodes the following:
- the LOC138355836 gene encoding apolipoprotein A-I-like: protein MPPGASAGPLNWDKITLTESQETTIRRVDDLLNDFLTQVGESLNDFLTQVGESLNDFLTQVGESLNDFLTQVGESLNDFLTQVGESLNDFLTQVGESLNDFLTQVGESLNDFLTQVGESLNDFLTQVGESLNDFLTQVGESLNDFLTQVGESLNDFLTQVGESLNDFLTQVGESLNDFLTQVGESLNDFLTQVGESLNDFLTQVGESLNDFLTQVGESLNDFLTQVGESLNDFLIQVGESLNDFLTQLVQEYRERNPQVKGIGQKKINVWNKGKGSGNGILEAATDIVEPQEDESVVGGSVVEVPAEKTETLTDEAMPSKGGPAAPPGHGTNSGNQAIKFPRN, encoded by the exons ATGCCTCCAGGGGCCTCCGCTGGTCCTCTCAACTGGGACAAGATCACCCTGACGGAGAGTCAGGAGACGACCATCAGGCGCGTCGACGACCTCCTCAACGACTTCCTTACACAGGTGGGTGAGAGCCTCAACGACTTCCTTACACAGGTGGGCGAGAGCCTCAACGACTTCCTTACACAGGTGGGTGAGAGCCTCAACGACTTCCTTACACAGGTGGGTGAGAGCCTCAACGACTTCCTTACACAGGTGGGTGAGAGCCTCAACGACTTTCTTACACAGGTGGGTGAGAGCCTCAACGACTTCCTTACACAGGTGGGTGAGAGCCTCAACGACTTCCTTACACAGGTGGGTGAGAGCCTCAACGACTTCCTTACACAGGTGGGTGAGAGCCTCAACGACTTCCTTACACAGGTGGGTGAGAGCCTCAACGACTTCCTTACACAGGTGGGTGAGAGCCTCAACGACTTCCTTACACAGGTGGGTGAGAGCCTCAACGACTTCCTTACACAGGTGGGTGAGAGCCTCAACGACTTCCTTACACAGGTGGGTGAGAGCCTCAACGACTTCCTTACACAGGTGGGTGAGAGCCTCAACGACTTCCTTACACAGGTGGGTGAGAGCCTCAACGACTTCCTTACACAGGTGGGTGAGAGCCTCAACGACTTCCTTACACAGGTGGGTGAGAGCCTTAACGACTTCCTTATACAGGTGGGTGAGAGCCTCAACGACTTCCTTACACAG TTGGTGCAGGAGTACAGAGAACGGAACCCTCAGGTCAAGGGGATTGGGCAAAAGAAGATCAATGTTTGGAACAAAGGAAAAGGCTCTGGAAATGGAATACTAGAGGCTGCAACAGACATTGTTGAGCCTCAGGAAGATGAGAGCGTTGTAGGAGGCTCAGTGGTAGAGGTTCCAGCAGAGAAGACTGAGACTCTCACAGACGAGGCTATGCCCAGCAAGGGAGGCCCAGCTGCTCCTCCTGGGCACGGCACCAACAGCGGGAACCAAGCAATCAAGTTTCCAAGGAATTGA
- the LOC123753950 gene encoding uncharacterized protein: MSMIGAVWAVWGLAQCVLTVDQYLEAGPGVCGTDNTTFLHTSDLLCAITCSREPWCVAFSVGGAPDSSCIIHEDVQLHPNISFICYLKDVSVNGTSAAPYRRPTPQVSTQATPQATDVSTTPASPLTTRQASALVTKSPSPATSGQSTSLSWVAAGTTGPVFDFTATTHTPASTFTAVTTTLGASDNIWWVKCPADQVITGLGFEGTKNTLNHVICSLVEVNMGPLNWTYIEWNACGHDKLPIQIKYGFFTLNLICIGVRSGWFSNGSCQTMSVVNTNRPVISDMDTSSWARWAVCATGYAMYSLNFNFGVDSINCCPLQNTSWGSLVVVASDSAPTCINQGYAAMVALALTSDTTTVTHILCSSFNSSLLTSVDSAASVSVGSENSPSQPCPSKQVIAGLNHTMLGDVSMTASCVFVTGSKSVDENRCNYSTVEKEALSLLLAVKKIDIYVSANTVDVFTDHNPLTFIASMKNSNERILRWSLLLQEYNLVIKHLPGKLNIVADALSRLPKPGVT; this comes from the exons AACCCTGGTGCGTGGCCTTTAGTGTGGGCGGTGCGCCTGATAGCTCCTGCATCATCCACGAAGATGTACAGCTTCACCCTAACATCAGCTTTATTTGCTACCTTAAAG ACGTTTCCGTTAATGGAACCAGTGCTGCACCTTATAGACGTCCAACACCCCAGGTCTCAACCCAGGCCACACCCCAGGCGACAGATGTTAGCacaaccccagcctcaccccttACCACACGCCAAGCCTCAGCCCTCGTCACAAAATCTCCATCTCCAGCGACCTCAGGGCAGTCCACAAGTCTTAGTTGGGTTGCTGCAGGAACTACTGGGCCGGTATTTGACTTCACTGCCACAACCCACACTCCTGCCTCCACCTTCACTGCCGTCACTACCACACTTGGCGCCTCTGACAACATCTGGTGGGTAAAGTGTCCAGCCGACCAAGTGATCACAGGACTGGGTTTCGAGGGGACCAAGAACACTTTGAATCATGTCATATGCAGTCTGGTGGAGGTAAACATGGGACCCTTGAACTGGACATACATAGAGTGGAACGCCTGTGGGCACGACAAGCTCCCCATACAAATAAAATACGGATTTTTTACATTGAATCTGATATGTATCGGGGTTAGGTCAGGCTGGTTCTCAAATGGCTCGTGCCAGACAATGTCTGTGGTCAATACCAATCGGCCAGTGATCAGTGACATGGACACCAGCTCCTGGGCCCGCTGGGCCGTGTGTGCTACAGGATACGCCATGTACAGCTTAAATTTCAATTTTGGAGTTGACTCAATAAACTGTTGTCCACTCCAGAATACGTCTTGGGGATCGTTGGTGGTAGTAGCATCGGACTCGGCGCCCACTTGCATCAACCAGGGATATGCGGCCATGGTGGCTCTGGCACTCACCAgtgacaccaccaccgtcacacacatcCTCTGCTCCTCCTTCAACAGTTCCTTACTGACGAGCGTGGACAGCGCCGCCTCCGTCAGTGTCGGCAGTGAGAACAGTCCCTCTCAACCATGCCCGTCTAAACAGGTCATCGCTGGGCTCAACCACACCATGTTAGGAGATGTGTCAATGACTGCGTCTTGCGTCTTCGTCACCGGCTCTAAATCTGTCGACGAGAACAGATGT AATTACTCCACAGTAGAGAAAGAGGCTTTGTCATTGTTACTAGCTGTTAAAAAAATTGACATTTATGTATCAGCCAATACTGTTGACgtgtttactgaccacaaccccttaacatttattgctAGCATGAAGAATTCTAATGAGAGAATATTAAGGTGGTCTTTACTGTTGCAAGAATACAATCTGGTCATCAAACATCTTCCAGGAAAATTAAATATAGTAGCAGATGCACTTTCTAGATTGCCAAAACCTGGGGTGACTTAG